Proteins co-encoded in one Malus sylvestris chromosome 9, drMalSylv7.2, whole genome shotgun sequence genomic window:
- the LOC126581988 gene encoding exocyst complex component EXO70A1-like has translation MADVESFENLKAAQKLLKASMEQSTALSSEIDEASSRLDGMKQRLSSLEAAIRPAATQKCGYFAMRDQINGAIGTASAVLKVYDVVRELENSLSFKSCSDLPAYLSVMKRLEEALRFLAGNCGLAIQWLQDIVEFLEGDTFANDQSFLNLKKAVRILWVLRAIKGYARLDGGVLNAAFNKLETEFESLLMEKNAATCIASSPLLVPVVQKLQAIVERLNAADRLEKCILLYAEARSLNARRSLQALDLDYLEIEVSEFDDLQSIDSDQWSEHLELVVKHFLELEYKLCNNVFEKTGLDAWKRCIARFTREFRLVSFLQFGRSVTKIKKGPLKLLKLLDIFTVLENLRLNFNRLFGGEACAEIQNLTRDLIKRVVNGACEIFWELPNQVELQRWFSPPSDGSIPGLVTFITSYCNQLLGDNYRAILIQVLQIHQSWKTDIHDDDDDDLLSKQIFSTMEEIGLNLDAWSKTYEDFSLSYLFMMNNHCHFSQLKGTKLGDLMGNSWLGAHEQYKDYYATLYLRESWGKLLILLTQKCWISPPVGGATDYHQGNDDKKRLKAFNQAFDEGYKKHSNWVISDDCLRQKVCQLLVQAVVPVYSSYMQEYGILVQQDTSARKYVKYTTQSLEKMLSSLFQPQVSKHCSTKHTRFIGRLKNVVTNQFRVTLTAV, from the coding sequence ATGGCTGATGTTGAAAGTTTTGAGAATCTCAAAGCTGCCCAGAAATTGTTGAAGGCTAGTATGGAGCAATCTACGGCTCTTTCTTCGGAAATCGATGAAGCTTCATCAAGGTTGGATGGCATGAAGCAGAGATTGTCATCTTTGGAAGCTGCAATTAGGCCGGCTGCGACGCAAAAGTGTGGATATTTTGCAATGAGGGACCAAATAAATGGTGCCATCGGTACTGCATCTGCTGTTCTCAAAGTGTATGATGTTGTTCGGGAGCTTGAGAATTCGCTCTCTTTCAAATCATGTTCTGATCTCCCCGCTTATCTTTCGGTCATGAAAAGGCTCGAAGAAGCGTTGAGGTTTCTTGCTGGCAATTGTGGGCTGGCCATTCAGTGGCTGCAGGACATTGTTGAGTTTCTGGAAGGCGACACATTTGCAAATGATCAAAGCTTCTTGAATttgaagaaagctgtgagaatACTATGGGTGTTGCGTGCAATCAAGGGTTACGCTCGCCTTGATGGAGGGGTTCTCAATGCTGCATTCAACAAGCTGGAAACGGAATTTGAAAGTTTATTAATGGAGAAAAATGCTGCAACCTGCATTGCTTCATCTCCATTACTCGTGCCGGTAGTTCAAAAGCTTCAAGCCATAGTTGAGAGACTGAATGCTGCTGATCGGCTTGAAAAGTGCATATTGTTGTACGCTGAAGCGCGGAGTTTGAATGCTAGAAGAAGCTTGCAGGCTCTTGATCTCGACTACCTTGAGATAGAAGTCTCAGAGTTTGATGATTTGCAAAGCATCGACTCTGACCAATGGAGCGAGCATTTGGAGTTGGTTGTGAAGCATTTTCTTGAGCTCGAGTACAAACTCTGCAACAATGTCTTTGAGAAGACAGGATTGGACGCTTGGAAGCGCTGCATTGCAAGATTCACTAGAGAGTTTCGACTTGTTTCTTTCCTCCAATTTGGCAGGAGTGTCACCAAGATCAAGAAGGGCCCCTTAAAGCTGTTAAAGCTCTTAGATATATTCACGGTTCTGGAAAATCTAAGGTTGAATTTTAACCGGCTTTTTGGCGGGGAGGCCTGCGCTGAAATCCAAAACCTCACAAGGGATTTAATCAAGAGAGTTGTCAATGGTGCTTGTGAGATTTTCTGGGAACTTCCTAATCAAGTGGAGTTGCAAAGGTGGTTTTCTCCTCCTTCGGATGGTAGCATTCCTGGGCTAGTAACCTTTATAACTAGTTACTGCAATCAACTGCTAGGAGATAATTACAGGGCAATCTTGATCCAGGTCTTGCAGATCCATCAAAGCTGGAAAACCGATAtacatgatgatgatgatgatgatcttcTTTCGAAGCAAATTTTTAGCACGATGGAGGAAATCGGGCTAAATTTGGATGCGTGGTCAAAGACCTACGAAGACTTCTCCCTCTCCTACCTTTTCATGATGAACAATCACTGCCATTTCAGCCAATTGAAGGGCACAAAGCTTGGGGACTTGATGGGAAATTCGTGGTTAGGAGCACATGAGCAATACAAGGACTACTATGCAACTCTCTACTTGAGAGAGAGTTGGGGAAAGCTTCTGATTCTTCTAACCCAAAAGTGTTGGATTTCGCCTCCTGTTGGGGGAGCAACGGATTATCACCAGGGCAACGACGATAAGAAAAGGCTCAAGGCATTCAACCAGGCTTTCGACGAAGGGTACAAGAAACACTCGAATTGGGTCATTTCAGACGATTGCTTGAGGCAGAAGGTATGCCAACTTTTGGTGCAGGCAGTTGTACCTGTTTATAGCAGTTACATGCAGGAGTATGGAATTTTGGTGCAACAAGATACAAGTGCTAGAAAGTATGTGAAGTACACTACACAAAGCTTGGAGAAGATGTTGAGTTCACTTTTTCAGCCCCAGGTTAGCAAGCATTGCAGCACCAAACATACTCGCTTTATCGGTAGGCTGAAAAACGTAGTGACCAATCAGTTTCGTGTTACGCTTACAGCAGTGTGA
- the LOC126581987 gene encoding coatomer subunit beta-1-like: MEKSCTLLVHFDKGTPALANEIKEALEGNDTELKIEALKKAIMLLLNGDTIPHLFITIIRYVLPSEDHTVQKLLLLYLEIIDKTDSKGKVLPEMILICQNLRNNLQSPNEYIRGVTLRFLCRLNESEIIEPLIPSILANLEHRHPFVRRNAVLAIMSVYRLPQGETLLDSAPEIIDRFLASEQDPSSKRNAFLMLFNCAQDRAVNYLFKHIDRIIDWGEQLQMVVLELIKKVCRVNKGEKGKYIKVIISLLNAPSSAVVYECAGTLVSLSSAPTAIRAAANTYCQLLLSQSDNNVKLIVLDRISELKASHREIVIELVMDVLRALSSPNVDIRRKTLDIVLDLITPTNVDEVVMMLKKEVVKTQSGELEKNGEYRQMLVQAIYACAVKFPEVASTVVHPLMDFLGDSNVASALDVAVFVREIIETNPKLRVSIIMRLLDTFYQIRNSRVCTHALWIIGEYAHSLSEVESGIATIKQCLGELPFYTASEEKEAQDASKNSQVVSSSTVSSRRPVILADGTYATQSAALETAMSAPVLVQGSLTSVGNLRSLVLSGDFFLESVVACTLTKLILRLEEVQPSKVEVNKATTQALLIMVSMLQLGQSSVLPHPIDNDSQDRIVLCIRLLCHKGEGVRKIWLESCRQSFVKMLADKQLRETEESKAKAQILNAQPDDLIDFYHLKSRRGMSQLELEDEVQDDLKRATGEFTKDNDDANKLNRILQLTGFSDPVYAEAYVTVNHYDIVLDVTVINRTKETLQNLCLELATMGDLKLVERPQNYTLAPESSKQIKANIKVSSTETGVIFGNIVYESSSNVLDRTVIVLNDIHIDIMDYISPASCTDVAFRAMWAEFEWENKVAVNTVIQDEKEFLNHVVKATNMKCLTPLSALEGECGVLAANLYAKSVFGEDALVNVSVEKQADGKLSGYIRIRSKTQGIALSLGDKITLKQKGGP, encoded by the exons ATGGAGAAGTCGTGCACTCTCCTGGTCCACTTCGACAAGGGCACCCCCGCCCTCGCCAATGAGATCAAGGAAGCCCTCGAAGGAAACGACACCGAATTGAAGATCGAAGCCTTGAAGAAGGCCATCATGCTCCTCCTCAACGGCGACACCATCCCCCACCTATTCATCACCATCATCCGCTACGTCCTCCCCTCCGAGGACCACACCGTCCAGAAGCTCCTCCTCCTCTACCTCGAGATCATCGACAAGACCGACTCCAAGGGGAAGGTCCTGCCGGAGATGATCCTTATCTGCCAGAACCTCCGCAACAACCTCCAGTCCCCCAACGAGTACATCCGCGGCGTCACGCTCCGGTTTCTCTGCCGCTTGAACGAGTCCGAGATCATCGAGCCGCTGATCCCCTCGATTCTCGCCAATTTGGAGCACCGCCACCCGTTCGTGCGGCGGAATGCGGTCCTGGCGATCATGTCCGTGTACCGCCTGCCGCAAGGGGAGACGTTGCTGGACAGCGCGCCGGAGATCATAGATCGGTTCTTGGCGTCAGAGCAGGACCCTTCGAGTAAGCGAAATGCTTTCCTTATGCTGTTTAATTGTGCGCAGGATAGGGCTGTGAATTACTTGTTTAAGCATATCGATAGGATTATTGATTGGGGGGAACAGTTACAGATGGTTGTGTTGGAATTGATTAAGAAGGTCTGTAGGGTTAATAAAGGTGAGAAGGGGAAGTACATTAAGGTTATTATATCATTGCTTAATGCCCCGTCGAGTGCGGTTGTTTATGAGTGTGCCGGAACCCTTGTGTCATTGTCCTCGGCACCCACTGCAATTCGGGCAGCTGCCAACACGTACTGTCAGTTGTTGTTGTCTCAGAGTGATAACAATGTGAAGTTGATTGTGCTGGATAGGATTAGTGAGCTTAAGGCATCGCACAGGGAGATTGTGATTGAGTTGGTTATGGATGTGCTTAGGGCATTGTCGAGTCCAAATGTAGATATTAGGAGGAAGACTCTTGACATCGTGCTTGATTTGATTACGCCCACGAATGTTGATGAGGTTGTGATGATGTTGAAGAAGGAGGTTGTGAAGACGCAGAGtggggaacttgagaagaatggGGAGTATAGGCAGATGTTGGTGCAAGCAATATACGCATGTGCTGTTAAGTTTCCTGAGGTGGCTAGCACAGTGGTGCACCCTTTGATGGATTTCTTGGGCGATTCGAATGTGGCTTCAGCCCTGGACGTGGCTGTTTTTGTGCGTGAGATCATTGAAACCAACCCCAAGCTGCGTGTTTCTATAATAATGAGGCTGCTGGATACTTTCTACCAGATCCGCAATTCCAGGGTGTGTACTCATGCTCTATGGATTATCGGCGAGTATGCTCACTCGCTTTCTGAGGTTGAGAGTGGGATTGCAACCATTAAGCAGTGTCTTGGGGAGCTTCCATTCTACACTGCTTCTGAGGAAAAGGAGGCACAAGATGCTTCAAAGAACTCTCAGGTGGTAAGCTCGAGCACTGTGTCTTCTAGGAGGCCTGTGATCCTTGCAGACGGGACCTATGCCACCCAGTCTGCTGCTCTGGAAACTGCGATGTCTGCACCTGTCCTTGTTCAAGGATCTCTGACTTCTGTGGGGAACTTGAGGTCATTGGTTCTCTCAGGTGATTTTTTCCTTGAGTCAGTTGTGGCTTGCACATTAACGAAGCTTATTTTGAGATTGGAAGAGGTTCAGCCTTCAAAGGTTGAAGTGAACAAGGCAACCACACAAGCATTGTTGATCATGGTATCTATGCTGCAACTGGGACAATCCTCAGTCCTTCCACATCCGATTGATAACGATTCTCAAGATAGAATTGTTCTTTGCATCCGATTACTATGCCATAAAGGTGAAGGAGTAAGGAAGATATGGCTGGAGTCATGTAGACAGAGCTTTGTGAAAATGCTTGCAGATAAGCAGCTCCGGGAAACAGAAGAAAGTAAAGCTAAGGCCCAGATATTGAATGCACAACCTGATGACCTTATTGATTTCTACCATCTCAAGAGCAGAAGG GGCATGAGCCAGCTTGAGTTGGAAGATGAGGTCCAAGATGATCTCAAACGTGCTACTGGAGAGTTCACAAAGGATAATGATGACGCAAACAAGCTCAACCGCATTCTTCAGCTCACAGGTTTCAGCGATCCTGTTTATGCTGAAGCCTATGTTACAGTTAATCATTATgacattgttcttgatgttacTGTCATCAATCGAACAAAGGAAACCCTTCAGAATTTGTGCTTGGAGTTGGCCACAATGGGTGATCTCAAACTTGTTGAACGTCCGCAAAACTATACACTAGCTCCGGAATCAAGCAAACAGATAAAGGCAAACATTAAGGTCTCTTCAACTGAAACGGGAGTTATATTTGGTAACATTGTGTACGAGAGTTCTTCAAATGTGCTTGATAGAACGGTTATTGTCCTCAATGACATCCATATCGATATAATGGATTACATATCTCCTGCATCATGCACTGATGTAGCATTTAGGGCAATGTGGGCTGAGTTTGAGTGGGAGAATAAG GTTGCCGTAAATACTGTTATTCAAGACGAGAAGGAATTTCTGAACCACGTTGTAAAAGCGACTAACATGAAGTGCCTGACTCCACT ATCGGCACTGGAAGGAGAGTGTGGAGTCCTCGCTGCTAATCTGTATGCAAAGAGTGTCTTCGGGGAGGATGCTTTGGTTAATGTGAGCGTTGAGAAACAAGCAGATGGTAAGCTAAGTGGATACATCAGAATTAGAAGCAAGACTCAAGGCATTGCCCTCAGTCTGGGGGACAAAATCACCTTGAAACAGAAAGGCGGCCCTTGA